One window from the genome of Salvelinus fontinalis isolate EN_2023a chromosome 3, ASM2944872v1, whole genome shotgun sequence encodes:
- the LOC129834402 gene encoding opsin-5-like: MSRQLERSDNKMSVNNAFQVANIPWRNNNFTMSNKDPPFSDQGETIIGIYLLVLGWMSWFGNSIVIFVLYKQRVSLQPTDYLTFNLAISDASISVFGYSRGILEIFNVFRDSGYLVNSIWTCQVDGFFTLVFGLSSINTLTVISVTRYIKGCHPSQAHCITNTTIGMCLIFIWSGAVFWSAAPLLGWGSYTDRGYGTCEIDWAKANYSTVYKSYIISILIFCFLVPVLVMLFAYVSIINTVKRGNAMAAEGDLTDRQRKIERDVTIVSIVICTAFILAWSPYAVVSMWSACGFHVPSLTSIFTRLFAKSASFYNPLIYFGLSSKFRKDVAILLPCTGDGKDTVKLKRFKPKGEAHQGPGRGNGLKAPPHHQKEMKEMKYAPGNPYPLTATKAAPSPDSGVESPPCTPPANKEMYFIEVPLIEVPHLSDGPEWECDRL, from the exons ATGTCTCGGCAGCTGGAACGTTCGGACAACAAAATGTCAGTCAATAATGCTTTTCAAGTGGCTAACATTCCATGGAGGAATAACAATTTTACCATGTCGAATAAAGACCCACCTTTCTCGGATCAAGGGGAGACCATTATAGGAATATACCTGCTGGTGCTAG GTTGGATGTCGTGGTTCGGCAACAGTATCGTGATCTTCGTCCTGTACAAGCAGCGTGTGTCACTGCAGCCCACGGACTATCTGACCTTTAACCTGGCCATCTCCGACGCCAGTATTTCCGTCTTCGGCTACTCCCGGGGGATCCTGGAGATCTTCAATGTGTTCCGGGACAGCGGATACCTGGTTAACTCCATCTGGACATGCCAG GTGGACGGCTTCTTCACCTTGGTCTTTGGCCTCAGCAGCATCAATACTTTGACTGTCATCAGTGTCACAAGATACATCAAGGGATGCCATCCGAGTCAAG CTCACTGCATAACCAACACAACCATAGGCATGTGCCTAATATTCATCTGGTCAGGGGCTGTGTTCTGGTCGGCAGCGCCCCTTCTGGGCTGGGGGAGTTACACAG ATCGTGGATATGGAACGTGTGAAATCGACTGGGCCAAAGCCAACTACTCCACCGTCTACAAGTCCTACATCATCTCCATCCTCATCTTCTGCTTCTTGGTCCCCGTGCTGGTCATGCTCTTCGCCTACGTGTCCATCATCAACACAGTGAAGAGAGGCAACGCCATGGCCGCTGAGGGAGACCTGACGGACAGGCAGAGGAAGATTGAAAGGGACGTCACCATT GTATCCATTGTCATCTGCACAGCATTCATCCTGGCGTGGTCGCCGTACGCCGTGGTCTCCATGTGGTCGGCCTGTGGCTTCCATGTACCCAGCCTTACCAGCATCTTCACCCGCCTCTTTGCCAAGTCGGCCAGCTTCTACAACCCGCTCATCTACTTCGGCCTCAGCTCCAAGTTCCGCAAGGACGTCGCCATCTTGCTGCCTTGCACCGGCGATGGCAAGGACACGGTCAAGCTCAAGCGTTTTAAGCCGAAAGGCGAGGCTCACCAGGGCCCCGGAAGAGGCAATGGACTCAAAGCACCTCCTCATCACCAGAAGGAGATGAAGGAGATGAAGTATGCCCCTGGAAATCCGTATCCGCTCACGGCGACTAAGGCTGCCCCAAGCCCAGATTCGGGAGTGGAGAGCCCCCCCTGTACTCCTCCCGCCAACAAGGAGATGTACTTTATCGAGGTGCCCCTTATCGAGGTGCCCCATCTGTCTGATGGACCAGAGTGGGAATGTGACAGACTCTAA